Below is a window of Culturomica massiliensis DNA.
ACCACCTTAAAACGACTGGAAGAAAAACAAGAAATTGCCCGACGTAATTCGGCTGTAAACTATTCCTTCTATCTAGGCGCCACCTCGGACAATATGGACGAAATACGGAATATCGATCCGCATACGACCTGCGGACTCAAAGTATTCATGGGTTCTTCTACCGGTAATATGTTGGTTGACAAATTGGAATCCCTTGAAAAAATTTTCAGCGAATCACCGGTACTTATTGCCACTCATTGCGAAGATACGCCGATCATTAACCGTAATCTGGCTCTGTATAAAGAACAATACGGGGACGATATTCCGGCCGGATATCATCCGCTTATCCGTAGCCGGGAAGCCTGTTACAAAAGTTCGTCATTAGCTGCTGCCTTGGCTCGCAAACACAATAGCCGCCTTCATATTCTGCACCTCAGTACTGCGGAAGAAATTGCTTTATTGGATACAGGCAGCCGGAAAAACAAAAAGATTACCGGGGAAGTCTGCGTACACCATCTTTGGTTCAACGATTCAGCTTATCTGAAAAAAGGAAATCTTGTCAAATGGAATCCGGCCATAAAAACGGAAAAAGACCGGCAGGCTTTGATACAAGCCCTGAATGAGAACAGAATAGATGTCATCGCCACCGATCATGCCCCCCATACCCTGGCCGAAAAATCCGGACCTTACACAAAAGCGGCCAGCGGCGGCCCAATGGTACAACATTCCTTAACCATCATGCTTCAGCTAATGGAACAGGGGGAAATCCGTCTGGAAAATATCGTAGACAAAATGTGCCATGCACCGGCCGAGCTATTCCGTATCAAAGGCAGAGGTTATCTGCGGGAGGGATACAAAGCTGACATTTGCTTATTCGGTAAACATCCCTGGCAGGTCACAAAAGAAAATATCCTCTATCGCTGCGGGTGGTCACCGCTGGAGGGAATGACATTTGACTATAAAATACAGACCACTTTTGTCAACGGTCACAAAGTTTATGAAAACGGGAAATTCGACGACAACTATCGGGGAGAAATGCTGGAGTTCTGTTGAAAGCCAATAATTTTTTCTATTTTTGTACGACCGCATTAAGCGGTAAAACATCTGAAAACACGCACAACAACGATATGAAGGTTTTAACGATATGAAGGTTTTATTATTAGGAAGCGGAGGCCGTGAACACGCCCTGGCCTGGAAAATGATTCAAAGTCCGGAACTGGAAAAGCTATATGTAGCCCCGGGAAATGCAGGAACAAGTGAAATCGCAGAAAATATTGCCATAAAACCGACAGATTTTAAAACCATCGCCGGCTTCATTGCCGAAAAAAATATCGATATGGTTGTTGTCGGACCGGAAGATCCTCTGGTTGCCGGTGTTCGGGATTATCTCGAAAACGACGAACGTCTGACCGGCCTGATGATTATCGGCCCCGGAAAGGCAGGAGCCATTCTGGAGGGAAGCAAAGACTTTGCAAAAGAATTCATGTTTCGCCATCATATACCTACAGCCGCTTACTTAACAGTAACACCGGATTCCATAGAAAAAGGGATCTCTTTTTTACGAACCTTACGTCCTCCCTATGTATTGAAAGCCGATGGCCTGGCTGCCGGGAAAGGGGTCTTGATTTTAAATGATTTGTCGGAAGCCGAACAGGAATTACAATCCATGCTAAACGGAAAATTCGGAAAGGCCAGCAATCAAGTCGTTATCGAGGAATTTCTGCAAGGCATCGAAATTTCCGTATTTGCGCTGACGGATGGCCAAGATTATAAAATACTGGGATCTGCTAAAGACTACAAAAGAATCGGAGAAGGTGATACAGGCCTGAATACGGGTGGTATGGGAGCCGTTTCGCCGGTACCGTTCGCCGACACGGCTTTCAATAAAAAAGTAGAAGACAAAATCATACGTCCGACCATTGAAGGTTTGCAAAAAGACGGTATTAGCTACAAAGGTTTTCTGTTTTTCGGATTGATGAATTGCAACGGCGAACCTTGGGTTATCGAATACAATGTGCGCATGGGAGACCCCGAGACAGAAGTCGTTATTCCCCGCATACAATCCGATATTCTCGAGCTATTTAAAGCAACTGCCCAAGGTAAACTGGCCAAAGCTGACTTTACCATGGATAAACGATTCTGTACAACAGTCATGCTTGTTTCCAAAGGCTATCCGGAAGACTACGAAAAAGGAAAAGAAATTCAAATCGGAAATATACAGGATTCTATCGTATTTCATGCAGGTACCCAGAAAACAGAAAACCGGGTAGTAACAAACGGAGGACGTGTCATTGCCGTCAGTTCTTATGGAAATACAATGCAGGAAGCACTGACTTTGTCTTATGAAAATCTGGAAAAAATCGATTTCAACGGCAAAACTTTCAGAAAGGACATCGGCAAGGATTTGATGCAATAAAAACCGGTATATTTCAATACGATTCTGAACTTACGGCATAACTTCGCTTACAGCCGTCCCCTGTCAAAGAAAAACGTAGATCAGAAATAAAATACAGGACATCCGTAAAAACAGGATGAAAGGTGGAATGCAAAACTTTTAAAATAATTTACCTATGGTTTTCGACAGATTTCTGAAATCGAAAAAATTGTACATGCTTTTCCTTCTGCCTTTTCTGGCATTGGCAATAGCTGCCATAGGTTTTTACTGGCAACCGGTCCGCCCCCATCTGTCTTTAAATGAAGGAGTCATATACGCCGATTTTTTACGGAATTTATCTGCCGAACACAGCAGATACACCGGACTGGGAATCACATTGGCCATAGCCTACTTTATGTTTTACGTCAATGCCAGATACAAATTTTTACCGCAAATCTCAACACTTCCGGCAACGATCTATATCCTACTGACGACGGGACTGGTCCTGTACCAGGGGTTCAGCTATATTCAAATAGCCACCCTACTGGTGGCATTCGCCTTCGCCGGCCTGCAAGAGGCCATTAACGATATAAAATCCAATAGCTCCATTTATAGTTTCGGTTTTTTAACGGCCTTGGCCATATTGGTATACCCGAAATCCGTCCTTCTTTTTCCATGGGCAATATGCGTACTGATGTTCTCCGGCAGATCCACCCTGAAAGACATCAGTGCTATCCTACTCGGTTTAATTACACCGGTATTTCTTACCTGCTTCTATTATTTTTGGACAGATAACCTCCAGGAGTGTATCCAACGATTCCAAAACAGTCTTTTGGCCGGAGAATTTCTGACACATCCGGAAGGAGCAAGCGTGATCTTTTACGGACTATTAATTTTACTCCTACTGGTATCTTTATACGGTATCATTGTCTTTTATCCGATATCGGTAGTCAATCAGCGGCGCGGCATCCTGTCACTGCTATCCATGCTTTGCTTTTGCAGCTTATCTTTTTTAGTAATTCCCGATATCTATCCGGATATGCTATATATGCTGTTTATGCCTCTCACTTACATTTATTCGCAGCAACTTATCAATCAACGTATCGGCCTTTTAGGAGATATCTTTCTTTTTCTACTCTTCCTTACCGGTATCGTATTCTGCAATGCAAATTTTTTCACGGTTTATTAATCAGCCCTCATCTACCGTATAATTCAAAAAACGATTGAAAGTGTACATCTTCTTAAACACTTCAGCAACCCGGGCTATTGCTTCCGTTCCCTCAAAAAAAGTTTCCGGCTTATAAGTAACGACATCGTAATGCTTGTATTTCAGCAAATCTCCCTGTGGGAAATCTGCGGGAAAAGGAGCAGGCACCCGTTTCAGTTTATCCGTATCATCTATGCCTGTAAATTCCTTTACAAAAGCCTTCTCCTGCAATATCGAAGTAAACTCCTCGATATTATCATAAATATCCTGCCGCAATCTTTTCAGCAAAGCCGGATCGGGACAATATAAACCACCTCCCAATAAACTTCCGTCCGGTTCCAGATGTACATAATATCCTGCCCGATTGCTGTTACGTCCGCCCGGACTTGCAATATAAGCACCGAAATGAGTTTTATAAGGCGTTTTATCCGGAGAAAAACGAGTATCCCGATAAATCCGGTAAACACAATCCTTTGCAGCCAGCCCCCGGACTTCTTCATCGAAATCTGCCGTCCGCTCTATCAATTCACTGATCCATTTCTCGAAACGATCCTTCAATTCCAGGTATTCCGGCTTATGAGCATTAAACCACTCCCTATCGTTATTGTCCCGCAACTTACGCAAAAAATCAAATATTGCTTTCATACATTCTTTTTATTGAAACTCAAAAATAATTAAAAATCCGTCCCTTGGGTTCCAGATTTTCAGATTTTTCCGTTTCCGAATCTATTTGCGAATCATATGCTTCATTTCAAACGGTATAACCATCGAAAGTTCCATAAATCCCATATACTCACCATTTTCATACCATGGCGTTTGATAAATCAACTTTTTTACACCTTCTTTTTCTATCGTATAGGCATTCGTCCGCGGATGTTGTAACATATCAGCCAACAAAGACTTCGCCGGTTCCGGATGACAATCCAACACATTTTTACCGATCAGCTCTTCCCTTCCGGGTTTCAGAAATGTCTTACGCGATTTATCGTTCATATCTATGATACGCCCCTCTTTATCACATACGGTTACTGCGACATCTGCTTCTTTAAAATAATCCATCTTTTTTCTATTTAATTATTCGGTTATGTTCTGTATTCCTTACACTTCCGGTACATCATAACGCTTGCCTATTTCAAGCCCCAATTTATACTCCTCTCAAAAACCGGAATGCGCACTCAATTTACAATTTTAGATTAAAGCATCTGATAACAAATCAGATTGCCAAGCAATCTAAAATTTAAAATCTAAAATCTAAAATAAATATGAACCTATTCTCTCAACAGCAACACACTCCCCTGAACGGTCTGCTCAACTCCGGAATCATTGTTTTTCCCGGTCCATACATCATCGTCCCCAAAAATGGCCCGGGCTCTCCAGATATACATTCCCTGCGGCATCGTCTCTCCTTTATTGTTCGTACCGTCCCAACCTTCGGAAGGCATTCCGTTTTCCAAAGCCCGGGTTTCCCAAAGCTTATTTCCATACTGATCGTAAATCTCCAGGCAATAAACCCGTAACCCCATACCGATTCCGTTAAAACGATTTACTTTTTCATTCTTGCTGTGCGGGATAAAAGTATTCGGGAAGAAAAGCCCCTTCATCAGAACTTCATGCTCAAGAGTAATCGAATCACTGCAACCATGATAATTAAAAGCTATCAAAGTGACATCATAAACCCCGTTACGGTCGAATTCCAATTCCCAATCACCCATACCGTGCACTTCTTCACCGGAAGGCAAAAGCCAAATGCAATCGGTATATTCTTCCGACAAATTGATATATTTAACCTTTTCCGGCTTACCCGTTATCACTTCTTTCTTCATTTTAGCCCGGGGCAGGTTATATACCGTTACATGCCGTTTATATTCCGAACGGCACCCCTTATCGGTTTCCACATTCGCCGTTACGGTATATTGCTGCACCTCATCCGTCTCATTTTCATAACGATGCTCTCCGACAGAAACCGGTTCTGAACCGTCCCCGAAATCCCACATAAAAAAATTCACTCCCACAGCCTCTACCGACGGCTTATAATACAGAGGACTACAATGAGCCGTATCTAACGGTAATATGGTAACAATCGGTTTGTTATAAACATCAACTTCCTTTGTCACAGTAGCCCGGCAAGCCGGTAAGCTGGCTGCAATTCCCGTCACGGCAACATGATAATGTCCATATCCCGCATATACATACCGCATACTGTCTTTTGTTCCTGTACTACCGTCTCCGAAATCCCATTGTACCCGTTTCAATTCCTGATCCGAACGGACAACAAAAGTAAATGTATCCGCCTCACACAAATGTTCGGAAGTAAGTATGGCCAATTGAGGCAAAGGATGCACCTGAATCCAGTCGCTGATTGTATCGAACCCGCAGCCGTTTTCGATATACAACTGTACCTGATATTTACCGGCAGCAGCATAGCTGTGACAAACATCCCACAAAGAATCCCGGTCTCCGTCTCCGAAATTCCAATAGGTATTCTCTACCAACCCTAAAGTATCCGTCGAATTATTTTTAAAACACAACACCTCATCCACACAGGCATACGGCTTAGCAGGTGTAAAATGGGCAGATAAGGAACGTGGCTTTACAATCAGGGAATCGGTATGCTCCGACCTCCCGCATTTATTTTCAGCAACAAGAGTGATATGGTATTTTGTAGAAGTTCCTCCTGTTGTAAATACATGAACGGCATTAGGGGTATGATCTACCGGCGCTCCGTCCCCGAAATCCCACGTAAACTTACACTGGTTACCTGTTGTCGTATTCTGTAACTCCAGCGTTACCGGAGAACATTCCCATTTGTGCATCAATTCAAAACCGGCAATGGGATAGGAATTCACCGTAAGCAACGTATCGTAAGTTCTCACGCCACACTTATTCTTCACCGTAAAAGTAGCTATATAACTGGTGTCCCAAAGTCCCTCCTGATAAAATTTCGGCCGGATAGGCATTAAACTGTCCGTTATCGTTCCGTCTCCATAATCCCAAGCAAAAGAAAGATGATTATGGTCGTCCGGATAACGGGACGGATCGACAGAAAACATCGCTTCAAAAGGAGCACACCCATTGATACGATCCACATCGAAATAAGCGTCTGGCGGTAAATTGACGACTTCTATCCGGACTGGTGCCGACCGATCGATACACCCATGCGAGGATGTCGTCACATTACGGACATCGTAATAACCGTATCCGTCATACACATGTAC
It encodes the following:
- a CDS encoding DUF2461 domain-containing protein; this translates as MKAIFDFLRKLRDNNDREWFNAHKPEYLELKDRFEKWISELIERTADFDEEVRGLAAKDCVYRIYRDTRFSPDKTPYKTHFGAYIASPGGRNSNRAGYYVHLEPDGSLLGGGLYCPDPALLKRLRQDIYDNIEEFTSILQEKAFVKEFTGIDDTDKLKRVPAPFPADFPQGDLLKYKHYDVVTYKPETFFEGTEAIARVAEVFKKMYTFNRFLNYTVDEG
- a CDS encoding PAS domain-containing protein; the encoded protein is MDYFKEADVAVTVCDKEGRIIDMNDKSRKTFLKPGREELIGKNVLDCHPEPAKSLLADMLQHPRTNAYTIEKEGVKKLIYQTPWYENGEYMGFMELSMVIPFEMKHMIRK
- the purD gene encoding phosphoribosylamine--glycine ligase, which produces MKVLLLGSGGREHALAWKMIQSPELEKLYVAPGNAGTSEIAENIAIKPTDFKTIAGFIAEKNIDMVVVGPEDPLVAGVRDYLENDERLTGLMIIGPGKAGAILEGSKDFAKEFMFRHHIPTAAYLTVTPDSIEKGISFLRTLRPPYVLKADGLAAGKGVLILNDLSEAEQELQSMLNGKFGKASNQVVIEEFLQGIEISVFALTDGQDYKILGSAKDYKRIGEGDTGLNTGGMGAVSPVPFADTAFNKKVEDKIIRPTIEGLQKDGISYKGFLFFGLMNCNGEPWVIEYNVRMGDPETEVVIPRIQSDILELFKATAQGKLAKADFTMDKRFCTTVMLVSKGYPEDYEKGKEIQIGNIQDSIVFHAGTQKTENRVVTNGGRVIAVSSYGNTMQEALTLSYENLEKIDFNGKTFRKDIGKDLMQ
- a CDS encoding dihydroorotase, which codes for MKKIIKGGTLVNENRIFQADILIENDRISCISDRLSEEAWENAEITDATGLFVIPGVIDDQVHFREPGLTHKGDIAEGSRAAAAGGVTSFMDMPNVVPPTTTLKRLEEKQEIARRNSAVNYSFYLGATSDNMDEIRNIDPHTTCGLKVFMGSSTGNMLVDKLESLEKIFSESPVLIATHCEDTPIINRNLALYKEQYGDDIPAGYHPLIRSREACYKSSSLAAALARKHNSRLHILHLSTAEEIALLDTGSRKNKKITGEVCVHHLWFNDSAYLKKGNLVKWNPAIKTEKDRQALIQALNENRIDVIATDHAPHTLAEKSGPYTKAASGGPMVQHSLTIMLQLMEQGEIRLENIVDKMCHAPAELFRIKGRGYLREGYKADICLFGKHPWQVTKENILYRCGWSPLEGMTFDYKIQTTFVNGHKVYENGKFDDNYRGEMLEFC